The nucleotide sequence taaatcgcgAGTcgtattacattaaataattaccaCATAAAAAATCCACCCTCGCGTACTCACTCAATTAGTACAATACGAAACTGGTAGCAAAACATTCAACGATGTGATACTATCAAAATTACAATCACATTGTTGAAGCTACGTGATAatgaatacataataataacgaAATATCATAAGCTGCtttacttatataattaaactatCGCACTAATGCAGTCAGAAACTTACCTGTTCCTTAATAGCTACTAGGAATTAACTTTTAtgtcattattatttcattgttcctttttcttattttgttatatttttgctAACAGCTAAAATATTCCTAATTTCGATTTACTACATTGCAACTATCCAATTTCCACAAACAATAAATGAACCGTATACAAATTTGATTAAACAGAACACTGTTAAATAGTTATTAGATAAGtgttttaatgatattttacttccttaattattaattcaataaaactataagaaaattaatttgtCAACTAACGTAAACACGGCGATTGTAAAATATGAGTAAGTATGGTTTCTATTACACATGGTACAAAAGTGAACAAAACCTatctagtattttattaaaagtataaataatattatacaagatTAATTTTCGTTCAACTCCATAAATCGTTCTTAATATCGAATTGAATTAAAAGaacatgtttaattttaaaggtttataaaattaataatacacacCTACTGCAATTGATAAACTTCCACTACGTAACTTACGAGGTGAAAATGAAAACACAAATATCCTTGACATTTGCGATTTCACTTTTCATAAATTAGGATAGTCttggatttttttctttttgactttAATTCAAAACTACTATACTTTatgtaatgataataaatatttatgtcttaatctttaaaatattaacggcCGGCGAAAATTAACCCTGTATTTTATTAGCAAAAAGAAAggatttcttatattatatggCGATATAATGtgatgatatttaaaataatcatgtattacaattacaaataaactaaaacgaAGGGCTtctcgtaaaatattattgctCCACCATAACCTGCCCTGCCTCTGATATGATATATGAAGAAGAAAACAACCTATTGTCATACCTTATGGTCCTAGGAGCATATTAccaaaaaaatacgaaaacttacacttttgttaaaaaaaaaaaaaacaattttaaacagCTGTTTAGGAGTTGCCCACATAGTAACAATGTATATGCATAACAGTATCTTTCCTATGATATTTATCTCTTAATATTTGTGATCAGTCCCATACATTTTTGTCCATCCTcctttgtaattaatattattaacgaatcatattgttgttgtttataacttttttttggaAATCGGAAAGCCCAATAGCAATAGTTATTCAGGTTGTATACATCTCTTATAAAGCTGGGTTCACTTTACACTGGTGTCCACTTTAGGagatattttaactttttaaatatcaatgcATAATGAAATATACACAAATTGCacaaattttgttataaataacttgattttaagtcaagtgacttttttttttaaatttaaactaaattatatcagacataattaatataaccagataattatttcgattttgattatattagaaataaatgtttattaatataaaacggTATAAAACCTCGAAATTATAAATCTGTAATCAAATGATTCCACACATAAGGGGACACCCAGGTGGTAGTGTACCTTAATAAACTTGCGGCAGTGAATAAGAGGACGCGACGTTGCGCGACGTGACGGTTATTTCCAGCCTTAAACTGCGTTGTACTTTCCATTTTGAATTTCtcttaattttatgttactgtaaaaaaaaataagtttaaaattcataattcagtTAAGTAAGTTTTGTGACAGTTTAGCTCATTCGAGGAAGTACTACCCGCCTGCTatgcttatttgtgccgctaagcaacattgctgtgttcctgCAACATTCAGGTCTAAAGGGCGTaaattccggtgtaattacaactACGTCTGGGACAatttgaggcttagcacctCTTAGGGTCTTAGGGTGTTGTACCGGCCATCATGTGGGTCATCTGCTAGATctgtcaataattactatataaaaaaattaaaaaaaagaatataaaaagtcTCACCTGAAGTGGTCCATTGTGTACTTCTGTTTCGTGATTGGACGCGCACCCCGCCATTAACTTTTCCTACAGAATCAATCAAATCTTATATAATCtcttcataaattcaaattcaaaatttatttattcatgtaggcctatcacattaTGAAGCCTTCGTACAtagtatatgtttacataattgtaggGGACTGGTGAAAAttcattcgccaacttaaacctaaatctaagatggttccaaacgcaccctggtctaagaagagcccgcaacaaacttagccgagtaatttttttgttattaccatctcacagtcaattaatattaagctatgaagttagagcaattaatacccaatttttttttaatcgttttagtaatccttaaaattagaataggatttttctattttagagTCTTGAAATGGTTATATTTCATCAGAAATATTTACAAGAACTCTATTTATACTCTTTCTATAAACTCTAATTATTTGCTGTGCTAACTTTGGAGAataagtaaagtatttttttagatattgttcaatacaagacaaaaaaatggtttataaataataaaatagttaaaattacgTGTAGTACGTGTTTACgtatgtttcattaaaattaagtgTAAGTTAAAATTACGGGAACCATCAATCCGTCTCTCTCACTCGCTcgagtttatttttcaatttaatgacACTGCAAATTCAGCCTGTGACCGCAATCACCCATGGtgaaaagtgatgatgcagtctagggctGTACAGGCTTAACCTATTAGGAGTATAGGccaaaaaattaaaccaaaagccctaataggtttctatcTTCGGGTTACTAGATCGCAAAATAGCTAGGATATAACTGctttacccctaacaggttagcctgatACCATCTTgtgaaggaataaaaaaaagaaatattagaataataaaatgtacCTCAACAATTCTTTCTGCATCCGCGAAGCTGTgactgttattttttgtttgtaacctCTGTAATTCTGCTTGCAGTGAATCTATTTTGTTTTGCATCTGTAATGTAAATTAGGAAAACGTACAGTGCgtattaacatattaaaattgtatggAAACTTGTATCCCCTTCTTAATAAACGTTTGTAGTTTGGCCACgttatgatatttaaatgctgCTCTTCATTTAACTGTGACAAAAACTGCGTAACTGTTCTGAATTTAcgctacgtttattaataagaggattatagtttacattatatGACCATCACCACAATAATGATTTAGTGTGACGTTTCACAGTGAATAGTTCAAAGAAAGACCTATGAAGCTATTATAATGCGAGTAGTTCTTAAGTATGTACAATTTTTAGGTTTATTCGGCAATAGAGTCTACTTCTTCTAGTTAACTCTTTCAAAAGCGAAAAACATAACTTAATCATAAAGTGTTGTAACTGGTATAGTATTTAGCTATTAGATAGAGATCAGTTCCAACAACCGATAGTTTGCACGCAGAAAAATGACATCACAAATTAGAAATAgctttaggaaaaaaaaacaattccttCACATATTCGATACAGGAGCCACATAAAACATGTATTTTGCACACACATGTACTTTTGTACCTCTGCCATGATTGTAGGCAACGTTCTCTCAATGCAGGAGTATGCAAACGCCAGAGGTTCCTACATAGAAAAGGGAATTTAAGAAAAACTTTGTATTGACATTACAATAATTGTAAATCCCATGTAtactcaatttttaattttgctcgtattatgaaaataaccTTTCAGTACTTAAACTTGTAAAGTAAGTATTAAGTTATTAATGTAATGTATATGTTATACAttattaggaaaaaaataaataaattacatatagGCTTTGTTTTCAAATTcccttttttaaaacttttttattcactttCTGCCTTAATCGTTACTTTATAGGATGTATTAAATATGTGGCCACTTTTTTCTATACAGATTTTACTATGGAAATTAGTTTTCCTGAATACAAGTGACTAAAACGTAGCTAGAGCTTTAAGATCAGACATTGAGgccaattttgttaaaaataagttttttaagcTTTACTGAATTGTCATGTCTTATACCTTTTTTAGGGAGTACAATGTCAAAAGGTGAGGATTGCTTTTAGGTCTGTCAACATTTTCTATACTAAACATAAAGAATCAGCAGTAACCGATGgataaataaatgttgaatCTTAGATTTTGAGAGTTAGTTCACCTCTGGACTAAAAATTCCAGTGTTAGACTTTCCAAAAATATGATATCAGGGACAATATTTACTACTTAATTGGTAAATATTGTCATTGTTGCGTTCAGGTACTGGTACACTATTTACGAGTACTGAATGCAATACCCAAAGTTAATTTACAATTATATTGCGATAATTGCAAGTGTTTTTATACGCGCGTCAATGCGTGCGTGTAGATATAGACCTCAGCGTACCTGCTGAACGGCACGCTGCCTCATCGACTCGAGATCGCTCTGCCTGTTTTCTAGCTCTGTCTGCCAGCGCGCCTCTTCTCGCGAAACTTTCTGCTGCAGTCTGCTTAACACGTCCTCCTGTAATTCAACGTAACACATTGTCCTGTAATCCTTCCTACTAATAGTATAAaggtgaaagtttgtgaggatgtaaGGATGTATGAATatatgtatggatgtttgttactctttctcGCAAAAACTACAGATCGGATTTGACTTAAATTTGGAATGGACATATCATTTATCACCATTCCAAAATTCTTAAAGTAGTGTTTTATTGCAGGGTTCAGTCTTCCCTGGaatagacaatacacacatcgccatttagctccaaagtaagcgtagcttgtgttatgggtactcagatgagttatgaataatatatgtacataaataaatagcaatatacatataaacacccagaccctgaaaaacattcatgctcatcacacaaacattttccagcagtgggaatcaaacccacggccttggactcagaaagcagggtcgctgcaaactgcgccaatcggccgtctaaataacCATGTTAGTTAGGAATTTACTTACAGTGTCATCAATGATGCTTTTGTACTTCTTAACTTGTTCTTGTAGATATACATTTTGGCTTTCCAAATCTTTAACTCGTGAGTCATCTATAATAGGTTGTTGAATGTGAACTTCTTTCTTTTGTAATTCACTTgctagtttttcttttaaactcAATTCCTCTTgtagtttttgtaataattcaCGCTCTGATTTTTCCTTCGCAGTTAATTCATCTTGCAACTTCTTTTGTAATTCACTTGCATTTAACTTACACGCTAACTCTTTATCTTGTATCTGTTGTTGCATTTTGGTTTCAATTTCTTTAAGCGCCAGTTCCTTTTCTTGTAGTTTTTTCTGCATTTCAATTTCGATTTGCTTCCTCGCGTTGTCTTTTTCTAACAGTTTTGATGCGAGGTCTTTTTCAACTTGTTGTTTCTCGGTTTCTTTCCTTGTAAGTTCCTTTTTGAGATTTTCAGCAAAAGCTTGTAACCATTCTTGTCCTGTTGATGAATTCGGCGCCGCAGTTGGACACACGGCACGTAGAACATTCGCTACTTCTGCGAAATGTTGTTCCTGAGCTTTCACTACAGCCTCCTGAAGGAAATAATTTGGTCAATGATAAACTATTGTATACAAGAAAATTGCCTCTAAACATTAAGCTTTTATAGATAATGTACATACATGAAATTAATCGTGCAATaacgtataatttaaaaacaacaacaatcataacttatataaaacaatatggTACTGGAGGGTGCTGATGAGGACCTTTTTTCTATACTTTTGACTTAAATAAAAGTTACTCAAAGGAAAACGAAAGTAGCAGTGATCCTATTCGACTTTAaccaaaacttaaataaaaatggatggGTCTAAAAGTAGCTCATCCTTTTCACAATGGTCCAGGAATCATGGCGAAACTTTTAGAACTTACAATCAAGTATGGAATTGGGGTGCAACAGACAtcgcaaataaaatatacaggTGCGAACAATTTATTTGGTCATTTACGTAAGTGGGCATAGCGTTAAACTCAAGAAGTATTTATGAAGCGAAGCCGGCCGAAGTTTGATGAGCTTTTCCAATTGAAACTAGTTTGTCGCGATTTAGACAGATCGTTTTATGTTAGTCTCTATAAACTTAATACTCAAAACGAAACATTATCTGTTCCTTTAAcatgtatacatttttagtaCAAGTTGTAGTTTACTGAAGATGTATACAGGGTTTTAAGGAAAATGGTATTCCCACTGGcaagtttaatatataattaaggaATTAACCGTAAGGTGAAATCTTATTATTCAACGTTTATATATAACGAAAAAATACATTCAGAATTTTTAATGcggtgttatttaaaatatgacaaaacgCCATTTTGTTGTAATTGTAATGTTTCATTTGGACAAGCTCTCAGATGCGAATATAGTACTCGATATACATGTAATATTGTGTACTGCACTTACAGCTAGCGCGTCTCTGGCCGGCATCGCGGGCACCACTCTTGTCGTGAGAGCCTTTTCGGCGGTTTGTAACGCCTCCACTACCTTCCAGTTTTTAGTTCGCAACTCCTGAGTGACGGGAGTTAAAGGAGTGAAAATAAGTAATACGAAAGTTATTGCTGCTAGGAAAGTGTTACAAGTTACTGTTGAAAAGCCTACTACTCATAGATTCTCTTATCTTGAGAGCCTTTGCGGAGGTCTGTAACGCCTCCACTAACTTCTAGTTTTTAGTTCGGGAGTGAAAATaaggatattatgaaaattatgcttaatttgctatactccgcgaacccCAGGAGAATGGTAAATAGTGCACGATCGGTTGTAAAGTGATTTAACACGCGAGATTAACGTTAAATCCTGTTTCAATTTTGCGCCAGTCTGTAAAATTTAATCGACCCAATCGGCGCGATATACTTAGGTCCCGCGTCCGCTAATCGCGACAGAACATAAAGGTTTCAATTCAAAACCTTTGTATTTTCGAaaggccttattaataaacgttgcGTAACGTCGGAATGGCGTCGTAATTCAGTGATTTTTTATTCTCAGACATTTGGAAGGTGCAGCCAAAAGTGTTACAAAACACTGCTTAAGAATGATTTTACAGTTTTCTTCACACTGACATTTGAAGGTTGTGCAGTTGTAGTGTGACAAAACATggcataactattccgacgaaatgtcaagtttattaataatcaaaggGTGTATGCGGTGGCttccatagagggtatgcacagggtatgcagatggtataatgttataaaaaacctaaggataggcattgtaagaattcaaattcatttatttcaagtaggcctactttataagcacttttgaaacgtcaagtatgtatgtttgtagtgactctaccaccggttcagaaagcagattctaccgagaagagccggcaagaaactcagtagttgctcttttccaacatcaacatttacaatcatttttctatcttgcgggagatgagagcgaggctggctgcttccaatctaccttgtcattgaggaattcatcaaatgtatagtaacctcgctgtactagatgcgtttttacacattttttaaatgtatgcattggtaggtcaagaatttccttaggaatcatgttgtaaaagcgtatactcaaccccacaaaggagttctgcacctttcgcagacgatatgcagatgtaactaatttatgtccgtttctggtaagtcgattgttaatttcagctttttgtttataaagagtgatattttgtctcacaaagactatattattataaatatattgcgaagctactgtaagaatacctatttgtttaaatttttcacgaagtgattcgcgtgatccaagtttatatattgatcgtacggctcttttctgtagtacaaataaactttcaatatctgcagcttttccccacagcaagattccataggacaaaATACtatgaaagtatgcgaaataaacaagcctagctgtttcaacatcggtaagctgtctaattttcctgattgcatatgcagctgagctgagtttactcgctaggctttctatatgggtaccccactgtagcttacaatctaaggtcactcctagaaaaacagtggagttttctattttaaattgtttctccatttattatgatgttttaataaatttttaggcaaaacgttaggcaaaacaaattccaaacacttggttttttttgcattttaaagtaagttattaacagtaaccCAGTCTGACaaatgtgacaaagcacggtttattcaaaattatctttgtttctatcagtcttaaaaatgacagatgtatcatctgcaaacagtacaatctcacaagtgcccctgacatggtgtggtagatcatttctatacaccagaaacaataagggacccaaaattgagccttgtgggacacccattaaggtaGATGATCTTatactttatgtcttttacgcataccctttgaattctatcacttagataagaggcaaaaTTGAGTGCAAtgttaagagttataaaaagcctacccgtaagtatttataaatcgtactggagatttccttcattttatattatctgcataccctgtgcataccctctatgcacgccactgggtgtatgttacaaaaaaaaaactatacatacATTGTTCTTGTCCCGGTACTGTGCAATTTGTTCTTGAAGACTGGCGACTTGTTTCTTCTGCTCTGAGATGCTCTCCTGTGCAGAGATGAGGTCGTTCCGTAGAGATTCCACGGTGCTTTCTACCATAGCCAGCTCTGCTGCCTGGATTATGGATTATCATGAATATTACCTATGCtagttacaatttaaatttaaaaataaaagtaatttacaaAACTATCCCCAAATTAACATCAATCTGAGCTTGTCAAGTAACGCGTAGTACACCAGAGTAAATACGGAAGgcaaaactttttttacattGCATTATGTTTATATCAATAAAGATTTCGTCCATTAAAACTCAACGCAAATGccaattttacttcaaaaactgaGCTACTTGTAAATACCAATTATTCTTAAGATACTATCAACAAACAGAAGGGCACTTAAGCATGTGTAATGTATTAATCTatcacatattaaataaataaacctgttAGAAATACGTCTATATTGAAAATATAGCAAGtaaatttgatttgaaaaaaataatgaaaagaaaaggtGACAAGCATGTTCATTCCTTAAAACTATTGGAATATTTGTAGCCTTCCAAAATACCGTTTTAAGTTGTTCTTATGTCACCTTTACTCAAACCaacgacgacctccctggcgatatgaatttaagtaggaagtccgggttcgattcccggcagaggcaaaatgggaattaaaaatttctgtatttcctctgctctggtctagtgggaggcattggtcgtggctagttaccaccctaccaacaaagacgcgccgctaagcggtttagtgttccggtgcaatgccGCGTAAAacaaattaggggtatgactaccatactccctaactggtcagcccgctaccatcgtagactggatcatcacttttttataaaaataaaaaaatatacctcgTTTTTCTAGATTTTGTGCTTAATGGGCAGTGACCTGTTGATTTTTCTTCTTCACTGGGTCGTTTACTGCACGTAAGCTTTCCGCTTAGTACTTCGAACTTTTAACACGACGCTTTAACCATaccgtaaataaaaatttataatattacctttTGCTCATCATTAACGCTATTCGGAGGCAGTCCGTTTTGTTCGGGTGCCGCTTTCAACTGCTTCAATTCAGCGAGTTCCGTCTCTCGTTCGGCCAACTGTTCTTGGAGTGATGTGATCTCCTTCGTGAACTGTAAAAACaaacgattaaaaaaacaaccgacTTCTATGACTTTTAGAATCGAAAACTTGGGGGCTTAAAGCATTAACATAGCTTTAAGGCCTTTATACATTTAGCGACTCGACACCGGTCTCACTTACGCTTCACCGTCAACGACTCGTACACGCGACGTTCGGCCACGAGTCGTCAACGAATTGACCACGCGATATCAAGCAGTTTACAGCTTAGTATTAACTATCACAACTATAACATTAGCTCAccatcataataaaaaataaataccttactTACTAAATACCTTACTTAATACTAATTTGAGTGGAGTTGGTGTCAAGACAGAGACGTGTCGTTTAGTATACAAGGGCCTTAAATCAGTCTTTATTTTGAATAACAGTGTAGACTACCTTGACAACCCTAAAATGAGGATTATAATTCATCACGTCATCACTCATCATCAGAACTTAAGACTGTCTCTAAAAAAAATGAATCGTCTAAATCAAAgtgcatttaaatatttacatgaatgtattttaaggaattagtataaaaaaatcaaaaagctTATTGTAATTAAGAAGCTAGAAAGTGaagtaaacatttaaatatttacctcttccttttgtttttccatttcatttttAAGTGTTTCAGCGTTAGTTTCAGCAGCCTGCGCTTTAGCCGTCAAACGTTGCATATCGTTCTGAAGTTCATTGAAACCTAAAGATCAGATATACTTATTACATCGTCATTATAgttttataatctatacttagaAAGCTAGAGTTAATTGTACGTCATTAACAGAAGTTTCCgctatattcttttttttaacacgGGCAAACCAGCTTCAACTCTTGTTatgtttacttatataaaatcaGCTGCTTAAAGCTTATTTTAAATACTCATTTTACATCGACCATCTTTAAAACGCATTCTGTCGCATTCAGTAAaactcaaatataatttatgacgagtactttgtatgtatttttttccatacaaactttcattagttattctacataatataagttattaaaagcctaccgtTAACGTTTTACCCTTAATGCGCGACAGTACCGTGTCGCATTGCCTTCGTTTGCCTGATCCTATTGCCAACCTACCTAAGatgttataaaatacagatttttattttttttttataaattagatgGTAAGACGAGTGTTTGGTGCTATGCAGGATAATGGTTTTATGCTCATTCGGTACAATCACGAACTATACGAACTTTTTAAAGAAGCAATTGTCGTCAAGACTAataaactgttaagaatgcaatgggcagggcatgtgcaacatatggaaggcacgagagccCCTAAGATGTTGATTGTTGCACTTTGGAGGGACGTAGAGGCAAaggacgacctaggggtcggtggagtgatggagttgagagggatatgagggttctgggagttcggagctgaAAAGAAGCAGTTTCTGACCGCCTCAGATGcagaaatatgcttgaccaagccaaggcccaccaaggctgtagagctttgatgatgacgaccgagttatgatgcagtctaagttggtcgCTGGCTAACCTATTTGGGGTATGGCACCCAATCGTTTTTTACGCGGCATAGCATCTGAACGCTAAACCGCTtgccagtagggtggtaaccagctacggacgaagccttccaccagacaaaacgACACACTCTTCTTTTTATACGctttattattgaagttatacttcttttggcgcgttatggaaaaattacgagagtaaatttttaagatgcgcgcgccCGCCGtcataaaaaaccgacaccatgaagttagctataaggtttgacagtgtacactttcaattgtcaaagtctgcggactCATTCCGATGTCCGATTTaatagtacaaaaatctcaaattataaTGTTGAGTGGTTGTCCGATCCtaatgtattaaagtttaattatgattattatgtctctttctttaattatgtagattttatgacatttaaataaactttaattaactagaatatgcgttataataaaggtttcaatgtattaaatacctaataataataacaataatacgttttttctacaaacgtagaataaggtaaaagataaaaaatttgaaaagatttttatcttgttgcgccaaagtataacttgtAACTCGTGtacataaataagtacaaacacgtcttttatttattagtacatATATAGTTACCCGCCAGGCGCGCCTGTGCTAACTGCTCTGCATGCACGGCGAACTGTCGTTGTTGCTCCAGGTCTGCAATCACGAGGTTAGCCTCCTGCCAAACCAACAACgtaattaatacattattattatttaatatattgtgaagattTGATTTTCTATacgttttgaagttatacttcatatggcgcgttagggaaaaatgatgagagaaattttttacgatgtgcgcgcacaccgtcacacaAAACCGACACCGTGAAGTTAGCTATatggtttgacagtgtacactttcaattgtcaaattctgcgggctcattccggtgatttgatttgttcaattatataaaaatctcaatttttatgttgagtgaaacttagtTGTCCCATAATGCGTCTATtagttttccaaatttaattatgtttattatttccatttctttaattacgtagatttttttttttggatatttaaataaactttatttaactagattatgcattatttcaatgtattaaaaacattttttctattgttagtgtagttttttctacaaccgTAGAAtgaggaaaaaaataaaaattttaaaagaagtataacttctaacgcttgTACATAggtatacacatttttttttttatgtaatgcatACACCCAAAAACTGACGCAACAAAAccaatttaaaagaatattttaccCATACCGCAAACCGAAATGGATGGCTGTTCTCATACAAAATTGACCCGAAAAAATTGTCCCGAGTTAACCTATAAATGtatagaaataatttataacatgtcAATTTGAATCATATAATACCATTGCATAACGGATAATTTTTGCTTGCAACAATATATCCTTATGCAGCTTCGACTGGGAAGAGCTTCGCTAGTTCAGTAGGCAGAAAGCTCTAATTTGACTATGACGTcgcggccatgacacccggcgaaattatattttgcaatttaaaaagaaaaaacctttaatttctaaTCCGATATTTTTGGAACTACTAGAACTACTCGATACTTTTGAACATCAAagagcagtttttcaaaattagtcatcatgcctattgtgGGGCGTGTGTCTTCGAGCTTATTGAtaggagtaaataaataaataaatatattacgacaatccacacatcgccatctagccccaaagtagtcttagcatgtgttatgggtactaagacagctgatgaacatttttttaagaatatactacatataatttaatctgcttttttttgtgtttaaactttaaattaatttatttaaatgtgacttgttatttaatgtag is from Pararge aegeria chromosome 19, ilParAegt1.1, whole genome shotgun sequence and encodes:
- the LOC120631921 gene encoding ribosome-binding protein 1-like isoform X3, which encodes MELQALLVLCGIGLVGAAVLLLMGLFSTSGTSYEEAIAQQRRATSELLALAENKNKSKKTSKKANKKLAKKEKKEIVTAATGSEPESEAPAESGVEDDSVPSKPHVEFNPDVVIENPTDNPLNIAMKVAEKNEAKKEEIIEKKEGKAPKQSKGTKATPKQTTSEPAKEEPASEKQNIGEVPLEQRKGKKSEKKIVPETLDIVEEVVPPLNAPQPNELTTDKLLRQALPPAPAPVPSPPAKSKKKKTDQDLLTLMANEGSGVAFTELIRVVRQATLSNDEKQILTDALFNHEHLPAHSEWTEGPNDPMQKLKKQLADKEKALADELEASKALKAKVQELRANLNAERAAGSTARAEQHTQQTRLQRLLEEHHSISQEKKTLIAQLSELEAQIARMDLIMQRLSESEVGLRAELAARIVEAGQAREEAVLAHQNNADLTQRLQEANLVIADLEQQRQFAVHAEQLAQARLAGFNELQNDMQRLTAKAQAAETNAETLKNEMEKQKEEFTKEITSLQEQLAERETELAELKQLKAAPEQNGLPPNSVNDEQKAAELAMVESTVESLRNDLISAQESISEQKKQVASLQEQIAQYRDKNNELRTKNWKVVEALQTAEKALTTRVVPAMPARDALAEAVVKAQEQHFAEVANVLRAVCPTAAPNSSTGQEWLQAFAENLKKELTRKETEKQQVEKDLASKLLEKDNARKQIEIEMQKKLQEKELALKEIETKMQQQIQDKELACKLNASELQKKLQDELTAKEKSERELLQKLQEELSLKEKLASELQKKEVHIQQPIIDDSRVKDLESQNVYLQEQVKKYKSIIDDTEDVLSRLQQKVSREEARWQTELENRQSDLESMRQRAVQQMQNKIDSLQAELQRLQTKNNSHSFADAERIVEEKLMAGCASNHETEVHNGPLQ